The segment AACTGAAGCAAATTCATAGACAAACCCTCTCTTCAACTTAACCCACAAACGTGAACTCAACAAGGAGAGACAGAGACTTACCATCTGAAACGGTCAACTCTCCAGTGCCAACACATTTAAGTGCTCCTACAAGCAGTCGAACCTGCACGACATAAAGAGACTATAAATCAAGGTGACTTAAACAGTATCTCAAATCTGTCAGACTTAATGTAGACAAATCAATTTGATTTGGTTTCTCATAACAATCAAGAGACTACAACTGATAATATATGATCTACCAAGAGAATCAGTGGATATAATCAAACCTGGTGGTACAGAAAACCGCGGGCACGCGCTGTTACTACGTAGCAGCGGTGTCGTCTTCTTACACCAAAAGTCTCGCCGAAATTTGTAGTAACACCAGCAGTCTCAGTCTTGGTTTGGCTGGAACATGCGAGAGGATCATCTCCATTGTTTAGGTTACTCTCCGCCCTTTCCATGATAGATGGAAAATATGGTGTTGATGGTACTTCCATGACATTGAATTCATCTAAACATCTCACAGGTGACTTTGCCTGCAAAGTTTTATCAAGTTTTAGTAGAAACAATAATCTAAAATTGAAATTTACGTTTTACCAAACAACCAATTAGATGCATGGATCAgcaaattatgaaaaaaaacacCCAATCATTCAATACATTTCAACTGGTCGGGTATTAAATAACGAGAGTGTTCAACTAGAAACTAGAAAGAAATTTGACCTGGCAACCAGCTGCCCTGAAGGAGGTAAAGTCATGAGATCCAACGAGAACTCTGCATGCTTCCTGTGTAACAATCAATGATTGACGATGGTCATTAGATATCTCTTGCTTTTAGAGTTGTAAGTTATCTTttaagggaaaataaaataggtTTGGATCACACTGCTGATGTAGATCACAGTAACGACAAAAACCGATCAGAATAGAAGTAGGTGAAAACCTGCATAGAGCGAAGATCTAGCTCCTCAGGAACATGCCACGCACGGTCTTTTTCAAGGATGGATAAAGGATCCGACCCCGAAAGCAAGCGGTAGAAGTACCTACAGTGATGTGAGGGTCAGGGAAACATTCAAGTAATCAACTGCTGGGACAGACCCATCTAACTGAAGTCAGACTGTCAGAGTTCTTTGAATTCACAGTATCAGCACATAAATATGAGCACTGAAATGTATAGAACAACGGAATATTAGCTTCTTTAATGAGTGATGCAGAGAGAATACCTACGTGCGCTCCCGGGCTTTATATCTGGCATGATAATTACTTGGGACACACCGAACATCAGTCACCATAACATCACCGTCATTTCTCTGATTAGTTAAAACGTAAGGATTTTTAATCAGATGTTCGGTACAAGACAGATCAAACTAGGTGAGAGCAAGCACTTTTAGGAAAATACAGATAAAAAGAAACTCATATAGGAATAATGTAGACTTCAGTTAAAACTTTGTTAAGGTCACCAATTACATGAGTGAGTAATCGTGAAATGAGAAGAATATTAACCTGTAAGAAATGGTTCACAGCTCTCTGGACCACACCAGGTTCATGAGGTGGTAACTGCATTTAGAGAATAGGTTTCAATGAGAAATCTACTAATCTCTATACTTGATAGCTTCCACGAACATTAAAGCATATAAGATAACAATTGGAACATTCAGTGTCCTCTTCTCTtattaatattatcatttttccTTCACATGAAAAGTAAAGCGGATAATACCAAATTGTAAGCAGGGGATGAAAAAGGGATAATACCACATCACCAGGCTTTCTTTTACTGAGGCGTTCCACATCAACATGGCAAACATTTGATAGAGCATGCACTCCTGCATCCTAGAGCGAAACAAGATGCCATAACAATGAGCATATATCATTAAAACCTCTAAATCTGCTTAGACCTAATTGATCAAAATCTTTATATCAATTGACTATGAATGCACCAGTCCCTATGAATCTGTAGTGACAAAGGCAATTCAAATTCAAAACTGGATGAAACAAAAATGTGTATGATCAGATCATCATTATTGATCTGTGGCCCCAATAAACAAACGAGAAGCTCTCACCGTTCGACTTGAGCAGAAGATCTTGACAGGCTGGCCAATAAACTTATGAAAAGCCTCCTGGAAGTGGATCAGTGAAGATAACAACATATCATCATCAGTCTAATGTGAACAGAGAAATGTGAAGACATTGAGGAGCACCTGCAATACGCCGACGACGGTGCGGTCCTTAGGCTGCTGTTGTGACCCCGAGAAACGCGTTCCTATATACTCGATTGCAACCAAGTAACGCTGCGCTCTAGGGTTCATCGATAGCTCCGACTCAGAGTCAACcggtccttcttcttcttcgccctCGATCTTCGCAACCTTTGATAGTCTCTCTAGCGAAGCTGAATCCTCAAGAGGATGCTTCAGATTATCACTCATTCTAACTTTCCCCCCCTCACTGAAATACTTTTTTTTCGATACAAGGGTTTAAGGATACGACGGCGTTTACCCTTGTTCAGCACTTTGGCTCAACTATACTGTTCAGATTCAATTTTTCATTACCACAAAGCTTATACAAACATTTAATAGAAATAAGAGAATTAATTAGACTTAATATTTGATGGTATGAGCCAAGCCTATGATACAGACAccaaaatgaatatattttggtttttcttttaaaaggtactagatcatgacccgcgcgaccgcgcggatttattttttatttttaacacataacatatattctataatagttaATACAATTTGAAGTTTGTCCTTTTCACataatatggttttatataatCTCGAGTTTTCtcattgtttaagaaaaatgttaaaactgttttttctattaatagtttttcattggtgtattagagatataaaTGTATGGTGaaaacactaacataatatcaaacaatacgatttggttttgacattgtgcTTTTTGGGAGTTTTTTCTGAATGTTTTGTGAATGTCCAATAATAAATACGAAGGCAAATACTTGTACACACATTTTAAGTGGGAGGAattgaatattttctaacctattaagttagatataataaatacaaaatctattgacaccgagattttaggtatagtagaataaacttggagaagagggtttttcatattcataatttttcaaatctggcaatttgattgtgaatatttgattgtaaccgagattttaggtatagtagactcaacttggtgaagaggttttccaataatcgattttttttaaaaagtataaattgatgtttttgaaataagaatatacgttagtatattctatttagtgtatattcaaagtaaacctcgattatttgagaataaaaaaatatattctgatatctttagtattgagttttaaaagttatgtatcaagctatttaaaattttaaagattcatcagtattcgatgccaaataattgttttctAAATCCGATATTGTAGGTTGagagttatttggttaattgaatcaattggTTTAGTTGTATAATGACTGGCTAAAGATTCgtgtaatttttgtaattttttgtcaacctactcgtgtaataatatttatatttttaataatatgtgtaatatttatttttatttctatctatttatatttttatttttaagaactcaGACTCGTGTAaatattggagacatttatcgtattcatttgactataataaaagagaggtttattgtattcatttgactataataaaagagagggattgttatatttgtactatgatataatataaaaatgataatgtgagtatactctaacgaaaagaatatatattttatttaatagatgtATATAATGTAAAAGACATAAATCTTATTGTGGAGTTAATTGATAGATGGTTGATATCTAActctttaagaaaatatttaaagaataataatgtgatgtccaacttaaaaatccacctaaaagaagttataatgtttctgttttaataagatagatgtataGCAAGGATGACAAGTTATTTAAAGGTCATGAGCATTTTCACATTTACTCTTTCTTTTCCAAGAGAAATTAAGTCATCAACCTctgttttgatttcttttttgaGTTCTTCTTTGTGCTCTTCTTATATGCTTCGGAAAAAAGTCACTGCTCTATCTTCTACGATCCAAATTTTACTCTTATCTTTTTCCTCAAACACGTAATATGAGTCTCAAATGCATCAATCAAATTGTTGTTCTCTTAACCACCAAATGTCGATT is part of the Raphanus sativus cultivar WK10039 chromosome 5, ASM80110v3, whole genome shotgun sequence genome and harbors:
- the LOC108859600 gene encoding uncharacterized protein LOC108859600 — its product is MSDNLKHPLEDSASLERLSKVAKIEGEEEEGPVDSESELSMNPRAQRYLVAIEYIGTRFSGSQQQPKDRTVVGVLQEAFHKFIGQPVKIFCSSRTDAGVHALSNVCHVDVERLSKRKPGDVLPPHEPGVVQRAVNHFLQRNDGDVMVTDVRCVPSNYHARYKARERTYFYRLLSGSDPLSILEKDRAWHVPEELDLRSMQEACRVLVGSHDFTSFRAAGCQAKSPVRCLDEFNVMEVPSTPYFPSIMERAESNLNNGDDPLACSSQTKTETAGVTTNFGETFGVRRRHRCYVVTARARGFLYHQVRLLVGALKCVGTGELTVSDVERILEAKTVSAAKPMAPASGLYLATVKYELP